Below is a window of Tolypothrix bouteillei VB521301 DNA.
TAGCAATAATCTAGAGAATAACTTATATAAAGCACCTGTTATTCAGCGTATTCAAACACCCTATCAACGTATTGTCCTGACAAGACAAGGGCAAGACGTGCGGCTGTTCCTGAATGGCGATCTACAATTTTCTACAATAGATGAATATCGCTATCACGAAGCACTCGTGCATCCAGCAATGAGTGCAACTCCTAACAGAAAACGAGTCCTCGTGTTGGGAGCTGGAGATGGTATGGCGGTGCGGGAAGTGTTGAAGTGGCGAGAGGTTGAGAAAGTCGTACTGATTGAACTCGACCCAGCAGTTGTTAAGTTAGCTACTCGTCATCCGCAACTCGTGCAAGTTAACAATAAAGCTTTAACAGACCCCCGCGTTGAAGTCATCAACGCTGATGCTTTTACCACAGCCCCAGGTCTGAAAGAAACCTTTGATGTTATTATCGCGGACTTTCCCGATCCAGATCAAGAAATCCTTGCCAAACTGTACTCAGATGGTTTTTACCGACGTTTGATGGGACGACTTGCAGACAGTGGGGTGTTAGTGACCCAAGCATCCAGTCCATTTTTTGCCCCCAAAGTGCTGAGTTGTATTACTGAAACTATTGCCCACACTGGGCTAAAAGTACATCCTTACGTAGTCGATGTTCCCAGTTTTGGTCCGTGGGGTTTTGTAATGGCTTCGCGGGCTGCTATTGAATCAGATAAACTTGAGCTTCCCGTATCAACACGCTTTCTGACTCCAAATATTCTGCATCATTTATTTGAATTACCTAAAGATGTGCTACTAGGAAATACTAAGGTGAACCGCTTATCCGATCCCGTAATTGTTCGTTACCAATTGGATTCTCGCTGGGTTTCATATTAATAATGGCTAATAGCTAATGGCTAATGGCTAATAGTGCAATTAGCCATTAGCCATTAGCTATTAGCAATTTCAAGAGGTTTGTTATGACATTCATTTGGCTGGGAATTTTTGTTGTTGGAACTGCTGCTGTTGTTTTGTTCGTACTTCAACAGCAAGGAAAAATTTTAATTGGTAGCAATCGCAAGGAACTACCATCGCTACACCGCACGGTATTTAATTTACAAATTGGCGATATCGTGCAACATATGGGTATTGACTGGGTTGTTGAAGGTCACCTAATTTACACTGTTGGTGAATTTACTTGGTCTGAATATATGTTGCAGGATGGCGATCGCATTCATTGGTTGTCTGTGGAGGAAGACGATCGCGTGGAGGTTGCCTTGTTAGAACCTACAAATCAATTAGATATTAGCGACGAACCGCCAAAGCAGTTAAACTTTGCGGGCGAAACTTTTCGATGTGTTGACTCCGGTACAGCTAGAATGACTCGCAAAGGTACAATTAGAAAACCTGTAGCTTCCCGTTGTCAATATTTTGACTATCAAGGTTCAAATAACAAAGTGCTTTCAGTAGAAATTTGGGATGGAGAGGTGGAAGTGACTGTTGGAGAACTTATTAATCCTAGGTCGTTGTTGATACTACCAGGTGATGGAAAGAGAGTTTATAATGAGTAAATCGCTTTTGCCTATTTTTTAGTTGCTACAATTGAAATAGGCATTCATGTATTTACTCATTCATTGGCAGGCGGATAAAAAACTCACTGCCTTGACCTAATTGAGATTGTACCTCCAGGCTACCATGATGTTTATCGACCAGCCATGACTCTGCAAGAACGGTAAACTGTTTTGACTCTCAAAATCATTAATTTGCCTTGCTCGGCTCTAGAGTTGAGAAGAGTTTGCGTTGCTAAACTCAAAATCTTGATAGCGCTTCAAATCACCAATAACCACATCTTAATTCTCAAATTTTATGAGTATCAATAAACTCAAAAATCACCAAGCCTTTTTAAAGATTGATGGCGCTTTCAGGAGAAAGAAACTAGCTTCACCTCTCCTAAGTGTTTTAAAAGTTGAACGGCAGCCTCTTCCAAGTTGCTCTGTTTGTGAAGCTTAGAAATGCGATCGCAAACTATATTGGTGTGGAAGAAGGGTAAGGAGACATATATAACTTTTAGAGAAATAAGTATTTTTATTTACTAATTCCTTGAATCTGCAATTTAAGAAAACTCTTGCGATCGCTCTTTCGCCTGAGAACTCATAAAGCGATCTGCAAATAACACAAGGGAACTATTCATTGCGGTTCTTCCCGACCAATACCAAGGAAGAGTAATTTACTTTTCAAGTCTTGCGGTTCAGTTCCACAGTAATAATACCTTTTATAAGGTTGCAGCATTGTACGGGTATTAAAAGCGATCGCATCTATCATTGCTGATTCTAATTGTCAGTCTCTTGCCTGTCTTCGGGCAACTTGTTTGTAAAGCAGACTTATCGTGTTGGATCGTCACTGACTTTAACAATCAGCTTGCCGAAGTTTTTCCCTTGTAGTAAACCTATAAAGGCATGCGGGGCTCGATCCAATCTCTCTACAACATCTTCCTTATACTTGAGTTTACCTTCTCGCAACCACTCAGAAACATCTTTGACGAATTCTGCCTGACGATGCTGGTAATCTCCAACAAGAAAACCCTGAATGAGAGCGCGTTTAACCAACAGTGGCATTAAATTAGGACCGGGAGGGGCATTTTCTGCATTATATTGCGAGATTAAACCAACCAATGGTATTCTTGCCCCAAGATTAATCTGCTGCAACACGGCTTCTAAAATTGGACCTGCCGTATTGTCAAAGTAAACATCAATTCCGTCAGGACAAGCAGCTTTTAGGTCCGAACTCAGGTCTTGAGTTTTACGGTTAATACAAGCATCAAACCCTAATTCTTTCACCACGTAATCGCATTTGCTATCGCTCCCTGCAACTCCCACCACCCGACAGCCTTTGATTTTAGCAATTTGACCTGCTACAGAACCGACCGCACCAGAAGCAGCAGAAACAACAACCGTTTCGCCTGCCTTAGGTTGACCAATATCAAGCAAAGCAAAATACGCAGTCATACCGGGCATTCCCGTTACGCCCAACGCATAGGAGATAGGAGCTTGCTTGGGGTCAAGCTTACGCAACGTTTCGCCTTTTGATATGCCATAAGTTTGCCAACCATCATAACCGAGTACAAAATCTCCGGTTGAGAATTGGGGATGGTTAGATTTTATGACTTGGCTAACTGTACCACCTACCATCACAGACCCTAACTCCACCGGAGCAGCATAAGACTCGCGATCGCTCATGCGACCGCGCATATAGGGGTCGAGGGACAGGTAGATCGTGCGGTTGAGGATTTCGCCTTCCCCTGGTTCTGGGATTGGAGTTTCAACAAAGACAAAATCGCGCTCTTTTGGTTCTCCAACCGGACGGCTTTTAAGTAAGATTTGTTGATTAATCGGATCAGTCATAGCTTACACACATCAAATATAGTAGATGCTACGCTCTGTTGGGATAGCTTAATAATAGCTAATAGCTAATAGCTAATGGCTAATAGCTAATGGCTAATGGAAGACTGGTGAGTCCAGAGAAAGCACGCGGTGAGACCAGTGCTGTAGGCGGGTTTCCCACACCCTGGCAACTGGCGTATAGCCAGCCCTGGCGGGCATAGCCCAAAGGCATCGCGGAGCGTGTGCCTTACACATAGCATCTGTGCTCCTGAGATACAAGGGAGGGCTAATGGCTCATAGTCAAAACACAATTAGCAATTAGCAATTAGCAATTAGCAATTAGCAATTAGCAATTTAAAGAGAGAGTTAGTCAATTAAGCGCAGACTCGTATTCAGAACTCAAAAAATTATTAACTTTCCGTGCGGAGTAAGGTAGTATATTTACCCCCTGAGAGCCACAACTCCTCATGCGTACCCCTCTGCACCACTTTCCCTTGCTCCAGTACAATAATTTCATCACAATCGCGAATCGTACTGAGTCGGTGAGCAATAATAATACAAGAGCAACCGCGTCGCCGCAAATTCCTATCAATAATCAATTCTGTTTGAGCATCCAACGCAGAAGTCGCTTCATCCATAACTAATACTGAGGGATTCCTGACTAAAGCACGGGCAATTTCTAATCGTTGGCGCTGTCCGCCACTCATGTTCATTCCCCCTTCAATCAACTTGGCATCATATCCCCCAGGCATAGAAACAATCAAATTATGAATGTCGGCGTCAGAGCAAGCCTGCACTAAGTCGGTTTGTGGTACTGTCGAATCCCATAAAGTAACATTTTCCCGAACTGTCCCAGCAAATAGAAAAATATCCTGTTCTACCATTGCCAAAAAGTTTGCCAAAACAGTGCGAGGAATCTGAGTTCTGGGTACACCATCAAAGCAAATTTCCCCTTGCCAAGGTTTGTATAAACCGCAAACTAGTTTCGCAATTGTAGACTTACCAGAACCACTCCCTCCTACTATTGCTACTCGTTGTCCCGGCTTGAGACACAGGTTAAAGTTCTCAATTAAGGGATTTTCCACTCGGCTGTAGCCAAAAGTGATATTTCGTAACTCAACGTAGCCCTGTAGTTGGACGGGAATTGAGAATTGGGTATGGGGCATAGGGTATGGAGCATTGGCTATTTTCTCAAGCTCCATGCTCCTCTGTGCTTCTGCATCCACAGAATTCTGTAATACGTCATCTAAACGGTTGAAGTCAGCTTCTAAATCTTGCAGCGTACTACCGAAATTGACTAGACTGCCGATCGGTTCTAAGAAACTGGCTGTTAAACTCTGATACGCAACCAGCATCCCAATACTAAGGCTACCATTCATTACCCGAAAACTGCCGATAATTAAAATAGCAGTTGTAGTGAGTGCTGTTAAAAGGGTGGGTAATATTGTGAGAATTTGAGTTTGTAAAGCTAGCTCCTGCTGGGCGTTGAGCGCTTTGGCATAATACCCAGCGAATTTAGCAAATGAATCAGACTCAAGCCCGTTCGCTTTGATTGTTTCTATAGTTTGAATGCCTGCGATCGCCACTCCATTGACCTTACCAGATTCGATCGCCAGCTTCATATTGGCATCAACACGAGTCTGCGATAGAAACTGGAGGGCAAAAAAGTTGAGCGCGGCAAAACTAATAGCGATCGCACTCAGTACAAGGTCGTATTGAACCATAATTAAAAAGTAAAAGACCATCATCACTGTGTCGATAACGGTGGTTGCAAGGCGACCTGAGAGTATCTCTGCTACTTTATCGTTAAGTAACATCCGACTGCTGATTTCACCTGCAAAGCGTTGGGCATAAAATCCAATTGGCAACCGGAGAATATGCCAAAGAAACTGCCCTGACATCGTAACTGACAACTTCAGCATCAGCAAGCGCAGGTAGGTAAGCCGCAGTCTGGCAACTAGTGCTCGCAGTACACTAGTTATAGCCATTCCTAATACCAACGGTCGTATCCACTCTTGCCGATCGGTAATGAGAATTTCATCAACAAATATTTGAGTAAAACCGGGCACTGCTAACCGAGCAATTGTCAGTAATAGTCCTGCAAAAAAGCAGAACAAAATGGTATTGCGTGAGTGTTGCAAACGCGAGGCTAAAGCAGTAAAAATGTTACTTTTTTGACCACTAGTTTGAAATTCCGGTCCTGGTTCCATCACCAAGACGACGCCTGTATAAGCACGATTAAACTCTTCTAGGGAAACTGTCCGGCGTCCTGTAGCGGGATCGTTGAGGTAGACGCGGTTTTTGCCGAACCCCTCCACCACTAAAAAATGGTTGAAATTCCAAAAGACAATGTAGG
It encodes the following:
- a CDS encoding polyamine aminopropyltransferase, producing MEQEIGTSLDSLDAENTEHNGNFLSSKQRKLLLAAAAISSACGLAVELLLGTLASYLVGNQALSYGIAVGGFLAAMGAGSYLSRFVAAKTKGRFLQNQLLLAFVQVELAIAPLTALLPLGLFALFVLDGSIWLGLVLVTLLLGLLAGLEVPLLTRLVESSEGVREALAGVLALDYLGALIGSLLFPVLLLPWLGMFPTAFILGAFPAFMVFAIGKSFPQLRRWAYLGLMVGVLLCTLAPISLPISNNLENNLYKAPVIQRIQTPYQRIVLTRQGQDVRLFLNGDLQFSTIDEYRYHEALVHPAMSATPNRKRVLVLGAGDGMAVREVLKWREVEKVVLIELDPAVVKLATRHPQLVQVNNKALTDPRVEVINADAFTTAPGLKETFDVIIADFPDPDQEILAKLYSDGFYRRLMGRLADSGVLVTQASSPFFAPKVLSCITETIAHTGLKVHPYVVDVPSFGPWGFVMASRAAIESDKLELPVSTRFLTPNILHHLFELPKDVLLGNTKVNRLSDPVIVRYQLDSRWVSY
- a CDS encoding DUF4178 domain-containing protein; its protein translation is MTFIWLGIFVVGTAAVVLFVLQQQGKILIGSNRKELPSLHRTVFNLQIGDIVQHMGIDWVVEGHLIYTVGEFTWSEYMLQDGDRIHWLSVEEDDRVEVALLEPTNQLDISDEPPKQLNFAGETFRCVDSGTARMTRKGTIRKPVASRCQYFDYQGSNNKVLSVEIWDGEVEVTVGELINPRSLLILPGDGKRVYNE
- a CDS encoding NADP-dependent oxidoreductase: MTDPINQQILLKSRPVGEPKERDFVFVETPIPEPGEGEILNRTIYLSLDPYMRGRMSDRESYAAPVELGSVMVGGTVSQVIKSNHPQFSTGDFVLGYDGWQTYGISKGETLRKLDPKQAPISYALGVTGMPGMTAYFALLDIGQPKAGETVVVSAASGAVGSVAGQIAKIKGCRVVGVAGSDSKCDYVVKELGFDACINRKTQDLSSDLKAACPDGIDVYFDNTAGPILEAVLQQINLGARIPLVGLISQYNAENAPPGPNLMPLLVKRALIQGFLVGDYQHRQAEFVKDVSEWLREGKLKYKEDVVERLDRAPHAFIGLLQGKNFGKLIVKVSDDPTR
- a CDS encoding NHLP family bacteriocin export ABC transporter peptidase/permease/ATPase subunit, which encodes MFFKVKPLTFIRSILQPAHTTRVRTPTLLQIEATECGAAALGIILGYYSRIVPLAELRRECGVSRDGSSAFNIVKAARNYGLNAKGLKRLLENLNTLSPPYIVFWNFNHFLVVEGFGKNRVYLNDPATGRRTVSLEEFNRAYTGVVLVMEPGPEFQTSGQKSNIFTALASRLQHSRNTILFCFFAGLLLTIARLAVPGFTQIFVDEILITDRQEWIRPLVLGMAITSVLRALVARLRLTYLRLLMLKLSVTMSGQFLWHILRLPIGFYAQRFAGEISSRMLLNDKVAEILSGRLATTVIDTVMMVFYFLIMVQYDLVLSAIAISFAALNFFALQFLSQTRVDANMKLAIESGKVNGVAIAGIQTIETIKANGLESDSFAKFAGYYAKALNAQQELALQTQILTILPTLLTALTTTAILIIGSFRVMNGSLSIGMLVAYQSLTASFLEPIGSLVNFGSTLQDLEADFNRLDDVLQNSVDAEAQRSMELEKIANAPYPMPHTQFSIPVQLQGYVELRNITFGYSRVENPLIENFNLCLKPGQRVAIVGGSGSGKSTIAKLVCGLYKPWQGEICFDGVPRTQIPRTVLANFLAMVEQDIFLFAGTVRENVTLWDSTVPQTDLVQACSDADIHNLIVSMPGGYDAKLIEGGMNMSGGQRQRLEIARALVRNPSVLVMDEATSALDAQTELIIDRNLRRRGCSCIIIAHRLSTIRDCDEIIVLEQGKVVQRGTHEELWLSGGKYTTLLRTES